From the genome of Scytonema hofmannii PCC 7110, one region includes:
- a CDS encoding glucose 1-dehydrogenase, producing the protein MKLQGKVALVTGSSQGIGQAIAIRLAEEGASIVINYRSHPEGAKETLSKVKAAGGQCQMVDGFTIQADTGTVTDVQRMIADSVSHFGKLDILVNNAGIEKNADFWNVTEADYDAVMNVNLKGVFFATQAFVRHRLETKQPGKIINISSVHEELPFPHFAAYCASKGGLKMLTRNLAVELAPYGITINNVAPGAIETPINTKLLNNPEKLGALVKNIPLGRLGQPKDVASIVAFLASSESDYVTGTTFFVDGGLLWNYQEQ; encoded by the coding sequence GAAAGGTTGCGCTGGTTACAGGTAGCAGTCAGGGAATTGGACAGGCGATCGCCATTCGTCTGGCAGAAGAAGGAGCAAGTATCGTCATCAACTACCGATCGCATCCCGAAGGAGCAAAAGAAACCTTGTCGAAGGTAAAGGCTGCAGGTGGTCAGTGCCAAATGGTTGATGGATTTACAATTCAAGCAGATACTGGAACAGTCACCGACGTGCAACGCATGATTGCAGACAGTGTTTCTCACTTCGGGAAGCTAGATATTTTGGTAAACAATGCAGGCATTGAGAAGAACGCTGACTTTTGGAATGTGACAGAAGCCGATTATGATGCTGTCATGAACGTGAATCTCAAAGGAGTTTTCTTTGCCACCCAAGCATTTGTAAGACATCGGCTTGAAACAAAGCAACCGGGCAAAATTATTAACATCAGTTCCGTACATGAAGAATTGCCTTTTCCTCACTTTGCGGCTTACTGTGCTAGCAAAGGTGGCTTGAAAATGCTCACTCGTAATTTGGCAGTTGAACTGGCTCCCTATGGGATTACCATCAATAACGTCGCTCCAGGAGCAATTGAAACTCCCATCAATACTAAACTCTTGAACAATCCAGAAAAGTTGGGAGCACTCGTAAAAAACATTCCTTTGGGACGATTGGGACAACCAAAAGATGTTGCCTCTATTGTGGCGTTTCTGGCTTCTTCTGAGTCGGATTATGTGACGGGTACGACGTTCTTTGTTGATGGTGGATTGCTCTGGAATTATCAAGAGCAATGA
- a CDS encoding MGH1-like glycoside hydrolase domain-containing protein — protein MTPEEIRLQQDRERAAYWKRWGPYLSERQWGTVREDYSHDGSAWDYFSHEHARSRIYRWGEDGIAGISDSRQRLCFAIALWNGNDPILKERLFGLTGTEGNHGEDVKEYYFYLDNTPTHSYMKCLYKYPQQAFPYTQLVQENQHRNKFEPEFELLDTGVFAENRYFDVFVEYAKAAPEDILIQIAIANRGSQTSSLHLLPTLWFRNLWAWNPNMEQPFIKVVQSDTNFSLIEAEHSTLGTRWLYCESGAELLFTNNETNYEQLFGVTNSSPYVKDGINEYVVNGQTAAVNPNCIGTKFASHYTLSIAPGETKVVRLRLSDVQTLTNPFGTEFDTIFKTRIAEANEFYQRVNPFPMSEDERNIQRQAFAGLLWSKQYYHYVVHDWLNGDPKQPSPPPERKVGRNHEWISLFSEDILSMPDKWEYPWFAAWDLAFHLIPLAVIDPDFAKLQLDRLTREWYMQPNGQLPAYEWAFSDVNPPVQAWAALRVYQIEQKFYGRTDRSFLQRVFHKLLLNFNWWVNRKDVEGKNVFQGGFLGLDNIGVFDRSKELPTGGYLNQADGTSWMGMYCLNMLAIALELAKDDLAYEDIASKFFEHFLYIADAIDGIGNAEISLWNEEDGFYYDVLRLPDSRQFPLKVRSIVGLIPLFAVAVLQLETLQQFPGFKRRMEWFIRNRPDLKQNVACMETPGVGARRLLAIAYRTKLQRILQRMLDENEFFSCYGIRALSKYHQEHPYVLHQGEHDYCVRYEPAESTTGLFGGNSNWRGPIWFPVNYLILEALWKFHDYFGDDFTIECPTGSGQHMTLREVAIALSDRLIAIFQQDTTGRRPVYGGLEIFQSDPHWRNYILFHEYFHGDNGAGIGASHQTGWTGLVASMILQNAEYRVQEEGRGNV, from the coding sequence ATGACTCCAGAAGAAATAAGATTGCAGCAGGATCGAGAACGTGCCGCTTATTGGAAACGTTGGGGACCTTACCTCAGCGAACGGCAGTGGGGTACGGTGCGGGAAGATTACAGTCACGATGGATCGGCTTGGGATTATTTTTCCCACGAGCATGCTCGCTCGCGCATTTACCGTTGGGGTGAAGATGGCATTGCTGGAATTTCTGATAGTCGCCAACGTTTGTGTTTTGCGATCGCTCTTTGGAACGGTAACGATCCAATTTTGAAAGAGCGTCTGTTTGGACTAACGGGGACAGAAGGCAACCACGGCGAGGATGTGAAAGAGTATTATTTTTATCTAGATAACACTCCCACCCATTCCTATATGAAATGCTTGTACAAGTACCCCCAACAAGCATTTCCTTACACGCAACTGGTGCAAGAAAATCAGCACCGAAACAAATTTGAACCGGAGTTTGAGCTACTTGATACGGGCGTCTTTGCTGAGAATCGCTATTTTGATGTCTTTGTGGAGTACGCTAAAGCAGCACCAGAAGATATTTTGATTCAGATTGCGATCGCCAATCGAGGCTCACAAACCAGTTCTCTTCATCTACTGCCAACACTTTGGTTTCGCAACCTCTGGGCTTGGAATCCCAATATGGAGCAGCCCTTTATAAAAGTGGTTCAGTCAGACACCAACTTCAGTTTAATTGAAGCCGAGCATTCCACGCTGGGAACTCGCTGGCTGTATTGCGAATCTGGGGCGGAACTCCTCTTTACGAATAACGAAACAAACTACGAACAATTATTTGGTGTCACCAATAGCTCACCTTATGTTAAAGATGGCATCAACGAGTATGTGGTAAATGGGCAGACAGCAGCCGTCAATCCAAACTGCATAGGCACAAAGTTTGCCTCCCACTACACATTATCCATTGCGCCAGGTGAAACCAAAGTGGTGCGCTTGCGGTTGAGTGATGTGCAAACGCTTACAAATCCATTTGGTACTGAGTTTGACACGATTTTCAAGACTCGTATTGCCGAAGCGAATGAATTTTACCAGCGCGTTAATCCTTTCCCAATGTCAGAGGATGAGCGCAACATTCAGCGACAGGCTTTTGCCGGATTGTTGTGGAGCAAGCAGTACTATCACTATGTCGTACATGACTGGCTAAATGGCGATCCCAAACAACCGTCACCTCCACCAGAACGGAAAGTAGGACGCAACCACGAGTGGATTTCTTTATTTAGTGAAGATATTCTCTCTATGCCAGATAAGTGGGAATATCCTTGGTTTGCTGCTTGGGATTTGGCATTTCACCTGATTCCTCTTGCTGTTATAGATCCAGATTTTGCTAAGTTGCAACTGGATCGCTTGACACGGGAATGGTATATGCAACCCAACGGGCAATTGCCCGCTTATGAATGGGCATTTAGTGATGTCAATCCACCCGTGCAAGCATGGGCAGCTTTGCGCGTTTATCAAATCGAGCAGAAGTTTTACGGACGAACCGATCGCTCTTTTTTACAACGGGTTTTTCACAAGCTGTTGCTTAATTTTAACTGGTGGGTAAATCGCAAAGACGTGGAAGGTAAGAACGTCTTTCAGGGTGGATTTTTAGGACTGGACAATATCGGCGTGTTCGATCGCAGCAAGGAACTACCCACTGGCGGCTACCTCAATCAGGCAGACGGTACAAGCTGGATGGGTATGTACTGTTTGAATATGCTAGCGATCGCGCTAGAACTCGCTAAAGACGATCTGGCTTACGAAGATATTGCCAGCAAGTTCTTTGAGCATTTTCTCTATATTGCCGATGCCATTGATGGCATTGGGAATGCTGAGATTTCCTTGTGGAATGAAGAAGATGGTTTTTACTACGATGTGCTAAGGTTGCCCGACAGTCGCCAGTTTCCGTTGAAAGTGCGATCGATAGTAGGCTTAATTCCTCTATTTGCCGTCGCGGTTTTACAGTTAGAAACTTTACAACAGTTCCCTGGTTTCAAACGACGTATGGAATGGTTTATTCGCAACCGGCCCGATCTCAAACAGAATGTTGCTTGTATGGAAACACCAGGGGTAGGAGCGAGAAGGCTATTGGCGATCGCCTATCGAACCAAGCTACAGCGTATTCTGCAACGGATGCTCGACGAGAATGAATTCTTTAGCTGTTACGGAATTCGCGCACTTTCAAAGTATCATCAAGAACATCCTTATGTTTTACATCAAGGCGAGCATGATTACTGCGTCCGCTACGAACCTGCGGAATCCACCACAGGGCTGTTTGGCGGAAATTCTAACTGGCGCGGTCCTATTTGGTTTCCAGTCAACTACTTGATTCTCGAAGCACTTTGGAAGTTTCATGACTACTTTGGAGACGATTTTACAATAGAATGTCCCACCGGTTCCGGGCAACACATGACGCTGCGAGAAGTGGCGATCGCACTGTCGGATCGCTTGATTGCCATCTTTCAGCAGGATACTACAGGTCGCCGTCCGGTGTATGGCGGGCTTGAAATCTTCCAATCCGATCCCCATTGGCGCAATTATATTTTGTTCCACGAATATTTCCATGGAGATAACGGCGCAGGGATTGGAGCTAGCCATCAAACAGGTTGGACGGGGCTGGTTGCTAGCATGATTCTGCAAAATGCCGAATACCGAGTGCAGGAGGAGGGGCGTGGAAACGTTTAG
- a CDS encoding MIP/aquaporin family protein produces METFRKHLPEYLMEAAELGIFMISAGVFTCVFEYPGSPIHQAIANADMRRFFIGIAMGLTAIALIYSPWGKQSGAHMNPAVTLTFYRLGKVKQQDAIFYILFQCLGGLVGIYLVALLLGKVFTQPPVNYVVTVPGTLGWVAALLGELVIAFLMMMTVLLASNNQKLNRFTGLFAGFLVMLYVFFEAPLSGFGMNPARTFASAFPSQIWTAFWLYLIVPPAGMLLASTLYQYLFGQRAVKCAKLHHENHKRCIFRCGYNRNGNIDLSDRLPISGKHS; encoded by the coding sequence GTGGAAACGTTTAGGAAACATTTGCCGGAATACTTAATGGAAGCAGCAGAACTGGGAATATTTATGATTTCTGCTGGGGTGTTTACCTGCGTATTTGAGTATCCCGGTTCTCCCATTCATCAAGCAATTGCCAATGCAGATATGCGTCGATTTTTCATAGGTATAGCTATGGGGTTGACAGCAATTGCTCTTATTTATTCTCCATGGGGAAAACAATCTGGCGCACACATGAATCCTGCTGTTACCCTTACCTTTTATCGTTTGGGGAAAGTTAAACAACAGGATGCTATTTTCTATATTCTGTTTCAATGTTTAGGTGGATTGGTTGGTATATACTTAGTCGCTTTATTGCTGGGAAAAGTTTTCACGCAACCACCTGTGAACTATGTTGTGACAGTGCCAGGAACACTAGGCTGGGTTGCGGCTTTGTTGGGTGAACTAGTCATTGCATTTCTCATGATGATGACTGTCTTGCTCGCAAGTAACAATCAAAAACTCAATCGCTTTACAGGGTTATTTGCCGGATTTTTGGTAATGCTTTACGTCTTTTTTGAAGCTCCTTTATCTGGCTTTGGCATGAACCCTGCCCGCACCTTTGCCTCTGCCTTTCCCTCTCAGATTTGGACGGCATTTTGGTTGTACTTGATTGTACCACCTGCTGGTATGTTGCTGGCATCAACGTTGTATCAATATCTATTTGGACAGAGAGCCGTTAAGTGTGCCAAATTGCATCACGAAAATCACAAACGTTGTATTTTTCGCTGTGGCTACAACCGTAATGGCAATATCGATTTGAGCGATCGCCTACCTATTTCAGGAAAACATTCATGA
- a CDS encoding GMC oxidoreductase, with protein MTTNTYYDVIIIGTGAGGGTLAYHLAPSGKKILILERGTFLPREKENWSALEVYQRERYHTQEQWYDVNNKSFRPAMNYWVGGNTKVYGAALLRLRERDFEQVEHKDGISLEWPLKYHDFEAYYTQAEQLYDVRGQAGVDPTEPTRSLPYSYPPVHHEPRMQELVNALQIAGLHPFNLPLGLKLNEVDKSLGNCIRCNTCDGFPCLTRGKADAEVNCIQPIRDYANITLLTEAKVTRLHTSPSGREVTQVEAQINGELQFFTGDIVVVSCGAINSAALLLRSHNDQHPDGLANSSNQVGRNLMKHICMAMVQLNTKINQSVYQKTIAISDFYWGEPDFPYPMGLIQNTGNVLADMLPAEVPALLAPLLRMRPGAELKTVADRTVGWWLQTEDLPDPENRVRVEGDRLYLNYKPNNLEASDRLAKRWVGILKKVDRAEHLVPFSLYPRNMMPLQSVGHQCGTCRFGEDPTNSVLDLNCRTHDVDNLYVVDGSFFPSSSAVNPTLTIIANSLRVGDLLLQRVNSPVRSPTSLRSRRSEV; from the coding sequence ATGACAACAAATACCTATTATGATGTCATCATCATCGGCACTGGGGCTGGTGGTGGAACTCTAGCTTATCATCTTGCGCCCAGTGGTAAGAAGATTTTAATCTTGGAGCGGGGTACCTTTTTGCCCAGGGAAAAGGAAAACTGGAGTGCGCTGGAAGTATACCAACGAGAGCGATACCATACCCAAGAGCAGTGGTATGATGTGAACAACAAATCCTTCCGTCCTGCAATGAATTACTGGGTTGGTGGGAACACAAAAGTTTATGGTGCAGCCTTGTTGCGATTGCGGGAACGCGATTTTGAACAGGTAGAACATAAGGATGGTATCTCACTGGAATGGCCGTTGAAATACCATGACTTTGAAGCATATTATACTCAAGCCGAGCAGCTTTATGATGTTCGAGGTCAGGCTGGTGTAGATCCTACAGAACCGACTAGAAGTTTACCTTATTCTTATCCTCCGGTACACCATGAACCGCGAATGCAGGAGCTAGTCAATGCTCTGCAGATAGCTGGTTTGCATCCCTTCAATCTGCCATTGGGGTTGAAACTGAACGAAGTTGATAAAAGTCTGGGAAACTGTATTCGCTGCAATACCTGCGATGGATTTCCTTGTCTAACTCGTGGCAAAGCCGATGCTGAAGTCAATTGCATTCAGCCCATTCGCGATTACGCAAACATCACTTTACTAACTGAAGCTAAAGTGACCCGCCTGCATACGAGTCCTTCTGGTCGGGAAGTGACTCAAGTAGAAGCCCAGATTAATGGGGAACTTCAATTCTTTACAGGCGATATTGTTGTGGTTTCTTGCGGTGCTATTAACTCAGCAGCATTGTTATTGCGATCGCACAATGACCAACATCCCGATGGATTGGCAAACAGTTCTAACCAAGTGGGTCGCAACCTAATGAAGCATATTTGCATGGCAATGGTGCAATTAAATACAAAAATTAATCAATCTGTTTATCAAAAGACAATTGCCATTAGCGATTTTTACTGGGGCGAACCTGACTTTCCCTACCCCATGGGCTTGATACAGAATACTGGCAACGTATTGGCAGATATGTTACCAGCTGAAGTTCCCGCACTGCTAGCTCCACTATTAAGAATGCGACCGGGAGCAGAACTAAAAACTGTTGCCGATCGCACCGTTGGCTGGTGGTTGCAAACTGAGGACTTACCCGATCCTGAGAATCGCGTGCGAGTGGAGGGCGATCGCCTCTACTTAAACTACAAACCCAATAACCTTGAAGCAAGCGATCGGCTTGCCAAACGCTGGGTAGGAATTCTCAAGAAGGTCGATCGCGCAGAACACCTAGTTCCATTTAGCCTTTATCCCCGTAACATGATGCCACTTCAGTCAGTTGGTCATCAATGTGGTACTTGTCGATTTGGTGAAGATCCCACCAATTCCGTACTCGATCTCAATTGCCGTACCCATGACGTTGATAATCTCTACGTTGTTGATGGCAGTTTCTTTCCATCTAGTTCTGCTGTTAATCCAACACTGACCATTATTGCCAATTCCTTACGAGTAGGCGATCTCTTGTTACAAAGAGTAAACTCTCCAGTTAGATCTCCGACTTCTTTGAGAAGTCGGAGATCTGAAGTATAA
- a CDS encoding DUF2808 domain-containing protein, with protein sequence MRVPYLLSTAIACAVAIGSYPANLSQAVQLRDGKIYFTQPPRLEEVVTTYKDVNVWGATYYFTVSIPETAGEPLQKITINQRDGVDNIRFDLKDSAAFEGTRSQRGQRVELKDVASDRKTKTVSLTFDPPLSPGKIVTIGLKPRKNPTIAGVYLFGVTAFPPGESAHGQFLGYGRLQFYNSFDSRIPF encoded by the coding sequence ATGCGCGTCCCATATTTACTTAGTACAGCAATTGCTTGTGCAGTAGCAATTGGTAGTTATCCCGCTAACTTGAGTCAAGCAGTCCAGTTGCGAGACGGTAAAATATATTTTACTCAACCGCCCCGCCTAGAAGAGGTGGTGACAACTTATAAAGATGTCAATGTATGGGGTGCAACATACTACTTCACCGTTAGCATACCGGAAACGGCTGGAGAACCACTCCAAAAGATAACAATTAATCAACGAGATGGAGTAGATAACATCCGCTTTGACCTCAAAGACAGTGCAGCTTTTGAAGGTACCCGTTCTCAACGAGGACAACGGGTAGAACTCAAAGATGTAGCTAGCGATCGCAAGACAAAAACAGTATCGCTGACTTTCGATCCACCTTTGTCCCCTGGTAAAATTGTCACCATAGGTTTAAAGCCGAGAAAAAATCCTACGATCGCAGGAGTTTACCTATTTGGAGTGACAGCGTTTCCACCGGGAGAGAGCGCACACGGTCAATTTCTTGGTTATGGAAGGTTACAGTTCTATAACTCTTTTGATTCCAGAATTCCATTTTGA
- a CDS encoding DUF4149 domain-containing protein, whose protein sequence is MNAISNVELKRPNWQAVAMLTLGFWLSASLVLSWVIMPSLYVTGMMAQSGFASAGYVIFWNFNRIELLCASLVLASVLALCNTQSQWRLSSIILSVLLLVVALVDTYLLTPQMSALGVQLNLFEAVLDTPANMNLLHGGYWALEAVKLMAGCTLLSWCWRR, encoded by the coding sequence ATGAACGCTATTTCTAACGTCGAACTGAAACGACCCAATTGGCAGGCTGTTGCCATGCTAACATTGGGCTTCTGGCTCAGTGCTAGCCTAGTTTTGAGTTGGGTAATTATGCCTAGCTTATATGTAACTGGCATGATGGCTCAGTCCGGTTTTGCATCAGCAGGTTACGTCATTTTCTGGAATTTTAATCGGATTGAGTTACTGTGTGCGAGCTTGGTATTAGCCAGTGTATTGGCTTTGTGCAATACCCAATCTCAGTGGCGTTTGAGTTCAATAATCTTATCAGTCTTACTACTAGTAGTCGCTTTGGTGGATACCTATCTCTTGACTCCGCAAATGTCTGCTCTTGGCGTTCAACTGAATTTATTTGAGGCTGTTCTTGATACTCCAGCAAATATGAACTTATTACACGGTGGTTATTGGGCATTAGAAGCAGTCAAACTCATGGCAGGTTGCACGTTGTTAAGCTGGTGCTGGCGACGCTAA
- a CDS encoding Uma2 family endonuclease, translating to MNISLLDRAIEEKLVTLTDVTWEQFKGIEAQLIDNRSVRLSYLSGILEIMSPIGEEHEAVKSSLSLLLDAYIRVLKIRFYKRGGYTLQAPGYASGTPDESYSIGTKKPVPDIVIEIIVTSGTIDRRELYKPKQVPEVWFWKSDTIRIFYLNAQGEYEEVSRSSFFPNLDPNVLLQYIAMPDQYDAVQEFEQFLRQGNL from the coding sequence ATGAATATTTCACTTTTAGACCGTGCTATAGAAGAAAAACTAGTAACCCTAACAGATGTGACCTGGGAGCAATTTAAAGGTATTGAGGCACAGCTCATCGATAACCGTAGTGTCCGGCTATCTTATTTATCAGGAATTTTAGAAATTATGTCTCCTATTGGTGAAGAACACGAGGCTGTGAAAAGTTCTCTTAGCTTGCTGTTAGATGCTTATATAAGAGTATTAAAGATTAGATTTTACAAACGTGGAGGTTATACCTTACAAGCACCAGGATATGCCTCTGGTACACCTGATGAATCTTATAGCATTGGCACAAAAAAACCAGTTCCTGATATCGTCATTGAAATTATTGTTACTAGTGGCACTATTGATAGAAGGGAATTATACAAACCCAAACAAGTTCCCGAAGTTTGGTTTTGGAAATCTGACACCATTAGAATATTCTATTTAAATGCACAAGGTGAATATGAGGAAGTTAGCCGTAGCAGTTTCTTCCCCAATCTCGACCCAAATGTGCTACTGCAATATATCGCCATGCCTGACCAGTATGATGCTGTTCAAGAATTCGAGCAGTTTCTCCGACAAGGGAATTTGTGA
- a CDS encoding tetratricopeptide repeat protein, protein MSEHLFQVICQPENFIRETSSKATEASALGALGSVCTDIKQYQNALKYYHQALEISREIANRTIVVFNWVQHIKKLWNR, encoded by the coding sequence TTGAGTGAACATCTTTTTCAGGTTATATGTCAACCAGAAAATTTTATACGCGAAACATCTTCAAAAGCAACAGAAGCATCAGCATTAGGAGCTTTAGGTTCCGTCTGCACTGATATAAAACAATACCAAAATGCCCTGAAATATTATCACCAAGCTTTAGAAATAAGTCGTGAGATCGCAAACCGAACAATAGTGGTTTTCAATTGGGTGCAACACATAAAAAAGTTATGGAACCGCTGA
- a CDS encoding effector-associated domain EAD1-containing protein: protein MELTGKQREQLKDALISAFPDKSKLEQMVDYKLDKRVLPLRNLSTMFMS from the coding sequence ATGGAATTAACTGGTAAACAACGCGAACAACTAAAAGATGCTTTGATTAGCGCGTTTCCGGATAAGAGCAAACTCGAACAAATGGTAGATTATAAGCTTGACAAAAGAGTATTACCGCTCCGGAATTTATCCACAATGTTTATGAGTTAG